In the genome of Bremerella sp. P1, the window CAACGGCCCTATCCAACTACATCGGATCCAACTCCAGTGACTTGGCCGCACGGAACGACGGCATTCCTGGCAGCAATTACGGAGCCGACGGTATCTTCTGGGAGAACAGCGATTGCAATTTCGCCGATGTCACCGACGGTACTTCCAACACGTTCGCAATTGGTGAGCGCAGCTGGAACATGAATCGTCGCAATGGTACCGGCAAAGCGAACTACCATGCCGGAAACGTCTATGGTGTCGAAGGGCGACTAGTCGTCGGCGGAAGTCCTGTTTCGACCAAAACGCTTTACTCGGTCCTGGGTGGTACGGTTCGGACGATTAACTACGCACGAAACGATGCTTATGAGCATTCCTCGTTCAGCAGCCTGCATCCCGGTGGTGTCCAGTTCTTGTTCTGCGATGGCAGTGTTCAGTTTATTCCTGACACGGTGCAATTCGATTCGGACAACACTCCTGACACCGTTCTGGAATTGTTGGCCTCTCGTACCGATGGTGAGCCTGTCACCATCCCTTAGTCGAAATCACCAAGTAACTCTGCCTCAACAGGATCAATCGTTATGCGTTCGTTGTTTTCAAAATGGAGCCAGGCCCAAGTAATGTTGTGCCTGGCTGTTCTGGTCGTCTTGATGGTTTTTGGCTGTAATTCGATGGCTGCCCTCGATCCTGCCGAAGAGCCCGTCAAGACATTTGTTGAAGGAAAAGGCGGAATGGTCGAAACTGAAGACGGCCATATCGTTGTGGTTTGGTGTGAGAGCGCAAATCTGCAAGACTCAGATCTCGAGCAATTTGCCGCGCTGCCTGAACTCAAGGCGTTGTACTTGAATTACAACAGCGAGCTAACCAACAAGGTGTTTTCGATGTTCGACAACAAGCCGAACTTGAAAACGCTTGAATTGGCTGAGACTAAAATTACGCAGGGCGCCGCGGACAAATTCCGCGATGTACACCCTGAAATGTCGGTTTCGGGGCCAGGCGTTTAGACTCCCCAACTCCTCTACTTTCAAGACTAAGAAAGGCGGACCGTCATCGGTCCGCCTTTTTCTTTGGAATGTATCTGCTTCTGGGATAAGGCCTTCGGGAAAATTGCCGAAAAACACTGTCCCGAGCTTAGATCTCGAACGCGATTGAAATCGTCATCACTTACGGGTTTGGTATGCGCTAACGGCTAAACACGAAGGAGACGAGAAAATGCGAAAGATCATCCTGGCGACCACCATCGCGGCAGCTATGGGGATGTTTGTGGTCGGAACGATTCTGACAGCGGAAGAAGATGTTACTCAGTTAACTAGCGAGAACCCGCAAATCGACTACCAGGGCTTCTTGAAGCAGGTCCAAGAGGTCGCCAAGGTTCGCGAGAAGCGGCGTATCTCGGAAGATGAATTCCTGCGCATGATGGACGATCCTGAGACAGTCGTGCTTGATGCTCGCAGCAAGCGGATGTACGACCTGCTACATGTCAAAGGTGCGGTGCATATCTCGCTGCCGGACATGACTGCGGAAGATTTGGCGAAGCTGATTCCCGAGAAAGACACCCAGGTAGTGATTTACTGCAACAACAACTTCAAGAACGAGCCCATGGCATTTGCCCCCAAGGCTCCCGTCGCATCGCTTAACCTGAATACATACAACACGCTTTACAGCTACGGCTATCGAAACATTTACGAGCTTAAGCCGCTGTTGGATCGTCACAATACGAAGATCCCCTTCGGTGGCACATCGGCCGAAAAGGCTAAGTAGGCAGCAGTAGGGGACAGAACCTGCTTGTCGGCAATCACGGCTGCCAGCATATATGGAACATGGCTGGTAGCCTTCGTGCGATTGCCAACCTCTTCAAAACTCTTCGCTTGGGGCGATGTAGCGTTCAGCGGTCTTGCCGCGATAACTCTTGTGCGGCACATGGGGAGTTCATGAAATGGAGATCCCTGGCCAAACTCCCCTCAGCAATTCGCAGACAAAAGTTCTTGTGGCGATGTCGAATCAGGACGACTCCCTTCGACTAGTCCATGAAGATGAAGTGTCAGTTAGTTAACCGTTTGCTTGCTTACAAATGACACTGCGAATTAAAATCTCCTTCGCTTCGATGGGGCGGCGAAGGTCTACGAGTTCTGGTCCCATCGAAATACAGCATGGAGCCAAGAGGAAACCATGAAGTACATGTTGCTGGTTTACAGCGCAGAAACGTGTTGGACGCCTGAGACCCGCGAGGATTGCATGCGTAAGAGCATGGCCATTTGCGACCAGTTAGAAAAGGAAGGCAAGCTCCTTGCTGCTTCCCCGCTTATGTCCGTTTCAACGTCGAAAACGGTTCGCGTCCGTGAAGGCAAATCGCTGGTCACAACGGGCCCTTTCGCCGAAACGACCGAGCAATTAGGCGGCTACTACATACTGGATGTTGCGACGGAAGAAGAGGCCTTGGCGGTCGCTGCCCGTATTCCTCCTGCCTCGGTCGGAAGTGTCGAAGTCCGTCCTCTGGATACTCTTCCCCAGTAAGTGCACTATGAGAATCCGCAAGACGCGACTCACTATTGTCTGCTTCATCGGTATTTTGGCGATTGCTTGTGCGGGTTTCTACGTTCGATATTTCATGTTGCGTCCGATCGGCAGCGGTCCAGCAGGACCTGAAGTAGCCGACGAATCATTCCGCAAGAGTTGGAGTGATCGTCCGGTAAAACTGGTGGGATTAGGGGATAGTGTCACGGCCGGTCTCGGTGCCGACTCCCCAGATCACACCTTCTTTCAGCGAATGATCGAGAATCCTTCCGATGAATTTGTCGATATGCAGGGCAAGTCACTTTCAAGTGTGTTGCCTGAGCTTACGACAGAAAACCTGGCCATTTCTGGCTCGACATCGAAAGACCATTTACGTGTCATCGAAGATCGATTGTCGTTGCACGATCCCGACGTGTTTGGCTTGGTGGTCATGACCTCTGGCGGCAATGACCTGATTCATAGCTATGGACGTCGACCACCCAAAGAGTGCGCGATGTACGGCGCCACAATGGCAGAGGCCGAGCCATGGATCGCTTCGTTTCGTAGTCGATTAAACGACATGCTCGATAAGGTCACCGCGGCGTTCCCAGGCGGTTGCGAGATTTATCTCGCTGACATCTATGATCCCACAGACGGCGTTGGTGATGCGCCCAGTGTCTATCTTCCGCATTGGCCCGATGCGCTGGCGATCCACGAGAAGTACAACGAAGTGATTCGCGAGTGCATCGACGCGCGGCCGAACGTGTTCCATGTTCCTCTGCACGAAACTTTTCTAGGGCACGGCTCTCATGCGACGCAGTTCTGGCGATCCACTTACGTTGCGGAGGATCCGTACTACTGGTTCTATGAGAATATCGAGGACCCCAACGATCGCGGCTACGATGCAATTCGCCGCGTATTTCTCAATGAAATCGTCGACCACTCATCGCTTCGCGTAAGCGACAAATCGGTCGCTGAGTAGTCAGCCTTCGGGCATGGATTCATTAGAACGGCCAAGCGTAAATCGCGACTCCGATGGCGGCGCAGGAAACCACGAAGCCGAGGATCACGAGCACGCCATCTCTGACGGTCATGCCCGATGCGAACAACGCGATCGCTGTGCCTGGGATGGCCACAGCAAAGGGCAAAAAGGCCAGGGGAATAAAGAGTAACGCCAGAAAGGCGATGATGGCCGCGATTACATAGTGGAAGGGAGAGTGAGTAATCGTCTGCAAGCGACTGTCTGTGAACCCTGCGAGCCATTTTGCCCAAGGAAGCGTTTTGTCGATCCCTTTGGTCAAGGTATCTCGCGAGAAGGAGAAGTCGAGTAGGCGTTGCGGCAACCATGGTCTTCCGCTTGAGAAAATCATTTGCACAGCAATCAACATCAATACGCAGCCTGTCACGATCGACATGCCTGGAATGGCACCGATCGGCGAAACAGCCATGATGGCAGGCACGAGCAAAAGGGGGCCAAAACTTCGGCTATTGAGCGAGTCGAGCGTGTCTTCCAACGTGACCTCGTCTCCGTCGGTGTTTTCCTTCATCTGTTGCAAGATATCGACGAGACCGTCCGGAGAAGAATCGCTAGTGTTTTCTTCGGAAGTCGTTGGAGCGTCAGAGATTTGAGCAGTTGTCATTTTTTCGATCTGGTGAAGTGAATGTAAGTCTTCTATCACCAGGGGTGCAAAATGCATGCCACTTACAGAAGTCGCTTTTGCTCTATCAGCGAGCGGAAGAAATCGACATGATCGGCAGCACTGCGCTCGAGGCTGAAATGCTGAATCACACGCGTGCGGGCTGCATCGCCAAGGCTTGCTGCCAGCTGTTGGCTTTCGATCACGCGGGTCAGTGAATCGGCAAGAGCGCTGACGTCATCGACAGGAAAAACGACGCCTGTGTCGTTGTGATCAATTAGGATGCGATTGCCGGGAATATCACTGACGACGCATGGAAGTGACGCGGCCATTGCTTCGAGAAGTGCAATCGACATTCCTTCGTGAAGCGAGGGAAGAACGAACGCATCGGCGGCGGCCAGAACATCCTCGACCGTGTCAAAGGCCCCTGGCAAGATGATGCGGCTTTGAAGTCCCATTGCACCGACGAGGGAAGCCAGTTCTCCTTCCTGAGGTCCTTCCCCGATGAGCCAGAGGCGAGCCATCGGAAAACGCTGTAGGACGTACGGCCAGGCACGCACTACCTTGGTAAGACCTTTGCCGGGATGAAGTCTGCCGGTAAACACCACCAGTGGAGCGGACTCGGCCAAGGTAAGAATCGGATTGGCGGCGGCCAGTGCCGCACGAGCCGCGCGACGCTGCTCGGCGGAACGCATGGGGCCAACTTTCACGCCGTTAGGAATGAAGCGGATCTTCTCGCGCTCAAACTCGGACGAAACCATCTCGTCGAAGATCTGCTGGCTGGGTGCTACAAAGCCATCGGCCTGTTGGCAGGTTCGGCGGATACGATGGCCGAAGTTGGCCGTTTCGTGGAAGGCACAATCCCCCGTCTCGCCGGCTCCTTCGGCCCGCAAAATGACAGGTACTTTGCTTCGTTGCAGACGAGATGTCGCTACGACGGCGCTATGCTTCAGCATCGATATGTAGACGGCATCGAGCTCCGATTGATGTGATCGAAGCCAGCGTCCCAGCGACATCATGTACCGTACAGTACCCCAGCCACGGACCGAGGGATTGGGCAGGCGAACGACCGGAATGCCGCGATGCGATATCTGCTTGGGCCAGTCGGGATGCCACTGCGCGGTTACGAGTTGGACTTGATGCCCTTGGCGCGTGAGTTCCTCGGCCAGATTGGCCATAACCATTTCCGCCCCTCCGACCAGGGGCCAGAATCGGCGAGTGACAAGTGCCAGGCGAAGAGAAGTCATGCGTGCGAAGCGATCTCGTGGTCTTCCAACGCCGCAACAAACGGCAGATTGCGATAGAGGTCTTGATAATCCAAACCGTACCCCACGACGAACTCGTTGGGAATATGAAAGCCGACAAAGTCAGGCCGGATTGCCACTTCGTGACGCTCGGACTTGGAAAGCAGCACCAGCGATCGAACCGAGGTCGGACCATGTTCCTCGATGCTTTCCAGCACGTTTTTCAGCGTATGGCCCGTATCGAAGATGTCGTCGACGACCAGGACATCTTGCCCGGCAATTTGTGGCATCATATCTAGATTCAGGGCCAGTTCACCCGCCGAAGTAGCTGTACCCCGGTAGCTGCGTGCCTGCATGACGCCCACCTTCAAAGGCATCTCCAGCTGACGAATCAGGTCGGCCATCAGCACCAGGCTTCCTGTCATCACGCCCAGGACGGTCAGAGGCCGATCCCCGTAGTTTTCTGTCAATTCCGCCGCCAGGTCGGTGACTCTTGTGGCAAGTTCTCGCGTTTCAATCAAGGTATGCAAAGAAATCATCCCCACGTGCGGATGGCGGAATGTGAATCGACAAAACGCTATTGTAAGCTGTTAGCTCTCCGTTCTGTAGAGTCCGTTGCGGCTACAGACCTGATCCGTTCTCGAATCAAGAGATTTCCCCTCATCGTCTCCCGCTTTCCCAGTTATCCCAGTAAAGAAGGTTTCATGTTTGACATCATCGGAGACATCCACGGCCACGCCGACGAGTTGACGGCACTACTCGAGGAGTTGGGCTATTCGCAGCGTGATGGGGTGTATTCGCATCCAGAGCGGCGTGTGGTCTTTCTGGGAGACTTCGTCGATCGTGGTCCGAAGATTCGTGAGACGCTGGAGATCGTTCGCGGCATGGTTGAGACTGACGCGGCCCTCACGGTTATGGGGAATCACGAGCTCAATGCCATGGCGTTTCATACGCCTCATCCCGATCAGCCAGGAGAATATGTCCGACCTCATACGGCCAAAAACGAAAAGCAGCACGGGCAGACGCTACTGCAATTGAGCGAGTCCCAATTGAGCGATGCCCTGGCTTGGTTTCGAACGCTGCCAATGTGGCTTGAGCTGGATGGCTTGAGGGCTGTACATGCGTGTTGGGACGATGCGGCAATTGGCCAGATCGAGAACCATCTACAGCAATTTGGCGGTTTCACCGACAAGATGCTGGCCTCGGCCTGTTTGCCTGGCGAGCCACTGTTTGCGTCGGTCGAGGCGATCCTCAAGGGAAAAGAGATGCAGCTGCCTGAGGGGTACAGCTTTCAGGACAAGGATGGGCACGAGCGCACGAAAACGCGGACGCGTTGGTTTCTCGATGCCGATGGTCACACGTTTGGCAGCTACGCGATGACCGAGAAATTGGCCTGCGATATTCCGCTTAGCGACGACATTCGCAGTAAATCTCGACCCTATGGCGAGTCCGAAAAACCGGTGTTTCTTGGTCACTATTGGCTAAAAGAGGCCACGCCCAAGCGGTTGGCAAGGAACGTGGCCTGCGTGGACTATAGCGTCGCCAAGGGAGGCTTCCTGTGTGCTTATCGCTGGGATGGAGAACAGGAACTTCTCGACGAAAAGTTCGTCTATTTGAAGTAACTTCAGCCGTTAGTTGACTGCGGCACCTGCGACTGCGAAGCCGCCAGTCAGCAGGATGAAGAAGATTGGGATGATAATCGCTATGACTCCCAAGACGATGCCGATGATTCCAAGAATCATGCCGATTTGTGTCATCTGACGCCCTTCAGGATCCATGCGGCCAGCATCAATCTCGGCCAAGTCTTGAGATCCCATGTACCAGGCCACCGGGGCGCAGAAACAACAGGCCATGATACCGAGAATTCCCAGGACCAAGATAAGCACACCACGATGTGGTTTCATGTCCGCGTTTCCTTACTGCTGAAAGTGGTCGCCATAATCCGAGAAGCAATCCGATGAGGCCTCAACCTCGCGGAGTATGATAACAAGTCCCCGTATCAATTCCCAGCAAAGATCGAGATTGGGGCTGTCATTTTGGTGGACCTGAATGGGAGATTCTCGACCCCATGATATCATGTTGTTTCTATGGTCGTGCCAAGAGACACGAAAGAGACACATCACCGCGGACGACGTTCACCAGTCGGGAACCTTCATGACCGATAAACCGACCTACGGCAACTGGCGCGAGATCGATCTCGATGGCCATCTGTGCGAACTGTTCGAGCCGCAGCAGCGGAACGAGCATGGCTATGTTGGGATCTATCTGCACGGGGTACACCTAGGGAAGCTGTATCATAGCCCGGCGTTTGTCGAGCAGATCGAGAAATTCGGATTGCCGGTGGTTGCCCCGGTAACGCAGCGAAGCTGGTGGACCGATCGAATCTGTGAGGAATTCGATCCCCAGCGGTCGTCCCAGGCTTATTTGCTGGAAAGCGTACTGCCCTATATTGAAGAGCAATACAAGGCGAAGACACCGAAGGTGGCCCTGTTTGGGACGAGCATGGGAGGGCAAGGATCGCTGCGGTTTGCCTATAAATTTCCCGATGTCTTTCCAATTGTCGCGGCCGTGAGCCCTGCGATTGATTACCAGAATCGGATGCGTGACGACCCGGAAGATAACCTGTGGCAAATGTACGATAGTGCCGAGCAGGCTCGGCAGGACACGACGACTTTGCACATTCACCCGCTGAATTGGCCTCGAAATCAATTCTTTTGCTGCTGCCCAGAGGACACCTCTTGGTGGGAAAGCTCGGATCGATTACGAATGAAGCTGCAGTCTTTGGGTGTGCCGCACACATGCGACCTGGAGACCAAAGGCGGGGGGCACGGTTTTAACTACTACAGCCTGATGGCCCCTAAGGTGGTTCAATTCCTGTGGGATTCGCTGGAAAAAGAACGCCGCCGGATTGTTTAGATCATGTGCACCTGTGAAGAATTCGCTGGAAGATGCAGAAACTGATGCTCATCATCCCGACGCTTGATCGTTCGGGAGCCGAGAAACAACTGACGATGTTGGCTAAGGGATTGCCACGCGATCAGTTCGAAGTTTCGGTCTGTTGCCTGACACGCAGCGGGCCCTACAGCGAGGAGCTGACCGCTGCCGGCATTCCGGTAACAGTGATTGGCAAGCAACTGAAGATCGATCCTGCTGCGTACTGGCGACTCAAGAAGCACATACAGGACGAAAAGCCTGATATCGTTCACACCTGGCTCTTTGCGGCAAATAGTTACGGCCGCAAGGCAGCCCAAGCCGCCGGCGTGCGTCATATTTTGTGTGGAGAGCGCTGCGTCGATCCCTGGAAGATAACGCACGAACATTTCATTGATCGCTATCTCGATCGCGTTACGGACAAGATCGTGGTCAATAGCTCGGGCATTGTCGACTTCTACGTGAAGAAAGGACGCGACAAGAACAAGTTTGTCGTCATCCCCAATGGAATCGATCTGATCGACGGGGCTCCTCAGATCAGCAAGGAAGACCTTTGGAATCAATTGCGTTTGCCGTCGAACGCCAAGATGATGCTCAGCGTGGGGCGTCTGTGGCCGCAGAAGCGAATGAAAGATCTCATCTGGGCGACCGAGATCTTAAAACGTATCCGGGATGATGCGTATCTGGTGATCGTTGGCGACGGCCCTCAGCGTGAACGGCTGGTGCGTTACAGCCAGCAGGTCACCATCGACGATAAGGTGCGCATTGCCGGCCCACGTGACGACGTGGCGGATGTGATGCGACATGCCACGCTGTTCATGCTGGCCAGTGGTTATGAAGGCCAATCGAATGCCTTGATGGAGGCGATGGCGATTGGTCTGCCGGCGGCTGTCAGCGATATTCCTGGCAACCGCGATCTAATCACCCACGACGAGAACGGGTACCTCGTCGGGCTGGGGCAGCGGACCGAGTATTCTCGCTTTGCCAACTTCCTGCTGGAAGACGAAGCGATTAGGAATCGCTTCTCTGAAGCAGCGCGAAAGACGATCGCCGAACAGTTCAGCGTCCAGCAGATGATCGACCGGCACGCGGCGCTCTATCAGTCTCTCTGACGAGGGACTGGCCGCTAGTGTTCCTCGATGATGACGTCTTGAACCTTGGGGACACCATTTTCGATCGTGTAGCAATAGATTCTCCCTCCACCCAATGGAATCGTCTCAAATTGTGAGAAGTTGCCGATGCCAGTCACGGAAACAGCAACGTAAAAATCGAATTCCCGTAGGTTGTTTCCAATTGAGTAAGTCGTGTAGCGGGGGGCTGTCTTTCGCGAACCGATTCTCTGTAGGAGTTCCTCGCTCTCGATGATTTCGACAGGTTTACCGCCAAGGGTTTGAGGGACTGCATCGACAAATTCACCAGGCCGAACGTAAATTACCTCATCGCGAATACGAGAATTCATCGCGTGGAATGCGGTGAGGCTCTCCCCAACCGCGACTGCGCGGGGGTCAGGTAACTCAGTCGAAGCGGAATCGTTGCAACCAATGAACAGCAGTACGCTTAGAGCGATAAGGGGGACGCGAGACATGCTTACCTCAACTTCTTTTACAGGCATCCCCTCAAGATAGGGTTTCAGGAGCAATGCGTCGAGATTTTGGCAGGTGTGAACGTGTTGATGCCGAACTCCCCTGCCCTGGTTGTTGTCTCTTTTGAGCGGCGGTAGGCTAGTAGGTTTGAATTCCGGCCATCTGTTTGACCCTAAGAAATCTCAGAACGAAGACCATGAGCGATCCCTATTTCCAGAAGCTGTTTGCTGAACGTATCGGTGGCGAAAATTACGGTAAGGGAACCGCGATCTATAAGTTCGAGAAGATTAAGCGGGCCAAACGCAAGGCACTTGCCGACTACCCCGATCGCGAGCTGATCGACTTCGGGATCGGCGAAAACGACGAAATGGCCCCGGAATCGGTCCGCAAGGTCATGGCCGAAGAGATCAATAAGCCAGAGAATCGCGGTTACGCGGACAACGGTGTTGCCGAGTTCAAGCAGGCAGCGGCCGATTACATGAAGCGGATGTTCGGTGTCGAGCTGGATGCTGCGACCGAAGTGAACCACTGCATTGGTTCCAAGACGGCTCTGGCCATGCTGCCGGCCTGTTTCATCAATCCTGGCGACATCTGCCTGATGACCGTTCCTGGTTATCCGGTCGCAGGTACGCATGCAGCCTACTACGGCGGTACCGTCTACAAGCTTCCGCTGTTGGCCGAAAACGACTTCTTCCCTGATCTCGACAGCATTCCAGCGGATGTCAAAGAGAAGGCCAAGCTGCTGGTGATCAACTATCCCAACAGCCCCACCGGGAAGGTGGCGACCAAAGAGTTCTACGAGAAGGTCGTTAAGTTTGCCAAAGAGAACAACCTGGTGGTCGTGCAAGACGCGGCCCACACCGTGCTGACCTTTGAAGGGGAGCCACTCAGCTTCCTCAGCGTGCCGGGTGCGAAGGACGTGGGCGTCGAAGTCCATTCGTTGTCCAAGGGCTTCGACATGATCGGCTGGCGAATCGGTTGGGTTTGCGGCAACCCTCTGCTGGTTCAGGCCTTCAGCGATGTGAAGGACAACTGCGACAGCGGTCAGTTCATCGCCATTCAAAAAGCCGCCGCGGCAGCCTTGGCCGATGAAGAGATCCCCAAGCAAACCAAGGCCAAGTACGAGCGACGTCTGAAGAAGCTGGTCGAAATGCTCAACCGGTGTGGTTTTCAGTGCAAAGTCCCAGGCGGAACGTACTTCCTGTACACCAAGAGCCCATCCGGCGTCGAAGGCGGCCCGAGCTTTGCCAACGCCGAAGAGGCCTCGCAGTACCTCATCACCGAGAAGTCGATCTGTACCGTGCCATGGGACGACGCCGGTTCCTTCCTGCGGTTCTCGGTTACTTACGTCGCAGCTGATGAAGCAGCCGAAGACGCACTGATGGAAGAAACCGAAAAGCGTCTGAAGCAGATCTCGTTGAAGTTTGACTAAGCTCTTGGCTTGGTATTGGCTTGGAAGAATTCAGTAATCTCGGGTTTCTGAGTTCTTCCTTCGGCGACCCCTAAGACGAGGTCTACCAAATCCGATTGTGAGGCGGTGACCTCGATCCCGTTGAGATCTAAAAAGATAATCGCGGTCATTGCCGAGGTGCGTTTGTTGCCATCGACAAATGGGTGATTGGCACAAATATGGAAGAGATACGCCGATGCCATCTCGTGCAGCGTCGCGTGGAGATAGTGTCCGGCAAACATGGACTGTGGCATTGCGATCGCTGACTGCAGCAGTCCGATGTCGCGGATGCCAGGATCACCGCCATAGTGCTTAGTCGATGAATGATGAATCGCGAGGACTCGAGACAACTTGAGAAATCGAATGTTACCGGCCATCTACTCTGCTAGTTTCTGCAAAGCTTTGGCATAGTTCTGGTTTACCTTTTCGAGCGAGGCTTGAAACTCTGCCTCGGAAACATCATCAACCGGTGCACAGAATAACCCCTCGGTGTCGGCCTTGATAATCAATGGCGTCGTCTCGTCAATCTGCATTTTCTCAATGATCGACGGATCAAGTTCCAAGATGTATTGGTCGCCCATTTTTTTGATGTGAACGATCATCAGGCATTTCCAAGAGGTTTGAAATTGTGCGAGGACATTCGACGTGTCTTACGGCAAGCTTACCACTTCCCCGTCCCCCTTGTCCCCAAGTTTCCGAAAAAGATCGAGCTCGATCGTGTAGGGGATGAATCGCACACTGCCATCGACCAGCAAGGCATTCAGGCCACCATCGTGCGAGCTGCCAAAGCGGTTGGCGCCATTGAGAGGATTGGTTGCGGTGATATCGGACCAAGGTTCCAGGTCGGTGCGACGAACGGTCTCATGCGTGATGCCTGGGTTGCTTGACGGAGGGCCGTCCCAGCCGGACGTGTACCCGTAGATATCCCCTTCCTGCGAGCCTTGGCCGAGCGTGTTTAGGTTGACGCATTTCTCGGCCACCATCAACGTGTTGCTGGTTCCGTCGGTCACGGAAGAGAAGTCGTATAGGTTCTTACGTGGTCCGACGCTGCCGCTGGATGTATCGCCGCAGGTACCGGTAAAGTTCCTGGCCAATACGCCGGTCCCTTCCTGGTTACCGCCGGCGTAGTCGATCTGGGCCCGTGGGACTTGGTCGAAGGA includes:
- a CDS encoding LL-diaminopimelate aminotransferase is translated as MSDPYFQKLFAERIGGENYGKGTAIYKFEKIKRAKRKALADYPDRELIDFGIGENDEMAPESVRKVMAEEINKPENRGYADNGVAEFKQAAADYMKRMFGVELDAATEVNHCIGSKTALAMLPACFINPGDICLMTVPGYPVAGTHAAYYGGTVYKLPLLAENDFFPDLDSIPADVKEKAKLLVINYPNSPTGKVATKEFYEKVVKFAKENNLVVVQDAAHTVLTFEGEPLSFLSVPGAKDVGVEVHSLSKGFDMIGWRIGWVCGNPLLVQAFSDVKDNCDSGQFIAIQKAAAAALADEEIPKQTKAKYERRLKKLVEMLNRCGFQCKVPGGTYFLYTKSPSGVEGGPSFANAEEASQYLITEKSICTVPWDDAGSFLRFSVTYVAADEAAEDALMEETEKRLKQISLKFD
- a CDS encoding type II toxin-antitoxin system death-on-curing family toxin, whose product is MAGNIRFLKLSRVLAIHHSSTKHYGGDPGIRDIGLLQSAIAMPQSMFAGHYLHATLHEMASAYLFHICANHPFVDGNKRTSAMTAIIFLDLNGIEVTASQSDLVDLVLGVAEGRTQKPEITEFFQANTKPRA
- a CDS encoding DUF1559 domain-containing protein, which encodes MPSQANISGRYLQRGFTLVELLVVIAIIGILIGLLLPAVQRAREAARRTQCVNQLKQIGLAWHNHTDTYNAFPTGGYAQHVFATFNGGKPGALDKQAAGWAFQILPFMEHDTVHNGMPGGTDLDSSKFAMGVPIPEYFCPSRRSPSSEPAKLIHMCISSSGQNSNSFDQVPRAQIDYAGGNQEGTGVLARNFTGTCGDTSSGSVGPRKNLYDFSSVTDGTSNTLMVAEKCVNLNTLGQGSQEGDIYGYTSGWDGPPSSNPGITHETVRRTDLEPWSDITATNPLNGANRFGSSHDGGLNALLVDGSVRFIPYTIELDLFRKLGDKGDGEVVSLP